GCGTCGCGATGACTCTGGAGGCCGGCTGTTCGCTCGGCTCGATGCCGGTCTATCGGTTTGGCAACGAGCAACAGAAGCAGGAATGGCTGCCACAGCTGACATCGGGTGCCGCGCTCGGCGCGTTCGGGCTGACTGAAGCCGACGGCGGCAGCGATGCCGGTGCCACTAAGACCACGGCGCGCCTGGAGGACGGACACTGGCGGATCAACGGCAACAAGCAGTTCATCACCAACTCCGGCACGGACATCACTAAACTGGTCACCGTCACCGCGGTCACCGGTGAACGCGACGGCGGCAAGAAGGAGATCTCCGCAATCATGATCCCGGTGCCGACGGCCGGGTTCACCGCGGAGCCGGCGTACAACAAGGTCGGCTGGAACGCCTCGGACACGCACCCGCTGTCCTTCGACGACGTCGTCGTACCTGAGGAAAACCTGCTCGGCGAACGCGGTCGTGGTTACGCCAACTTCCTGCGGATCCTCGACGAGGGCCGGATCGCGATCGCCGCAGTGTCCGTCGGCGCCGCGCAGGGCTGCCTGGATGAGAGCGTGAAATACGCCAATGAGCGCAAGGCTTTCGGCCAGTCAATCGGCCGCTACCAGGCGATCGAGTTCAAGCTCGCCCGGATGCAGGTACGCGCGCACACCGCCCGGCTTGCCTACTACGACGCGGCGGCCCGCATGCTCGCCGGCAAGCCGTTCAAAACACAGGCCTCGATCGCAAAACTCGTGGCCAGCGAGGCGGCCATGGATAACGCCCGAGACGCGACCCAGATTCACGGCGGGTACGGCTTCATGAACGATTACGCGGTGGCCCGGCATTACCGGGACAGCAAGATTCTCGAGATCGGCGAAGGTACGTCGGAAGTGCAGCTGATGCTGATCGCCCGCGACCTCGGCCTCGCCTAACAACTTCAAATCTCTCGGTTCGTAGTTCGACTACACCGGCAGGTCGGCCATACTGAAGCGCATGGGTACCTACACCGACCGAATACTGCCGCGTTTCATGGACCGCGTCATGCGCAACGAGGAGTTCGGCCGCATCCGCGCCCGGGTGGCCGACGGACTTAGCGGTCAGGTGCTTGAGATCGGCTTCGGTTCGGGACTCAACGTCCGTTATTACCCGACTGCGGTCGACCGCGTCCTCGCCGTCGAACCGGCGATGAAGGGACGAGAGCTTGCCGAACGCCGGATAGCAGCCGGGAAGGTGCCCGTCGAGTACGTCGGCCTCGACGGACAGAAACTCGATGTTCCTGACGCGAGTGTCGATCATGTGCTTACTACCTGGACGCTGTGCACCATCCCCGATGCGGGCCTTGCGCTCGCCGAGATCGCCCGAGTGTTGCGGCCCGGCGGGGCGCTGCATTTCGCCGAGCATGGCCGATCGCCGGATTCAAAGGTGGCCCGCTGGCAGGACCGGCTGACTCCTATCCAGCGCAGGATCGCCGGTGGCTGCCATCTGAACCGCGCGATCGAGGACCTGATCGGAGCGTCCAGTCTTGAGCTGACGAGCCTGACCAACTACTACGTCGAATCACCGAAACCGCTCGGCTACATGTATGAGGGCGTCGCGACCAAGACCCCGAACTAGTGGGACGTCATACGTTACGGCTGCAGTAGCAGCCAACTTGGATGACGGAAGTACTCAGAACAGCGGCTTCGTCGCGACGTCGAGGACCACGGTGTTGCTGACGTAGCGGCCGCCCTTGATGTCGCCCTTGGTGATGAGGCGCGGTTGGGCGAGTGGCTGGCCGTCTTCGCGCAGGGAGATCAGCAGTGGACGGCCACCGAGTGTCGCTTCGGCCGGTGTGACCGCGGCGGCGTAGCCATCAGATCCGACGGCCGTGACGGAGGTTGTGGACAGCGGCCAGAGCCCAGCGGCAGACAAGACGTCACGCAGCGTCGGGCCTGCCTCGGTATGTGTTTCGGGGGCGCCGCCCGCCGAGAACGCGACCTGCTGGGACTGCTGCGGCAGGCTGGCCAACTGCTGGGCGGATAGTGTCGCCGTACGGGAGCCGTTGTCGACCACGAGAGAGCCGGGTGCCGCCGTCACGGGCTGCGCGGCGGACACCGAAACGTCGATACGCCGTACGTCCCACACGTCGCGCAGGATCGTCGTGTCAGCCGGTACGACGAGCGCCAGATGGCCGGCCACGGTGGTGAGGACGGCGGGATTGTTGCCGAAGTTCGGGTCCAGCTCGCCGAGCGCGAACGTGACGCCGGGCTGCCACGCGCCGTACACCGTGACCGACACTCGGAGCCCGGCATTGTGCCCGTCCGGGACCGTCGGTGTGCTGGCCTCGACCAGGCTCTGGAGGCTGACGCCGGGTCGATTTGCCTCGGTTCATCCGTGTTCGCCATTTCCTCTGCTCGGGCGCCTTTGGGCCATGTGGCTTCAACACCCGTCGTGGATCAAGATGTGCTGAAGCATCCTCTTGACTCTGACATCGTGTGAGACCGGAAGCTAGGTGGCGTCATGTTCAACATCGGAGAGTTCGCCAGGATGGGCCGGGTTTCGGTCCGCATGCTGAGGCATTACGACGCCATCGGCCTACTTCGTCCGGCCCGCGTGGATCCGTTCAGCGGCTACCGCTCGTACGAGGCGGCGCAGCTGAAACGGCTCAACCGGCTGGTCGCGCTTAAGGATCTCGGTTTCAGCCTCGAGCAGGTCGGCGCGGTCCTCGACGAGAAGGTCGATACGTCGGAACTGCGCGGCATGCTGCGGCTTCGTCAGGCGCAGCTGGCCGAACAGCTCGCCGCAGACACCGATCGACTCGGTCGCGTTGAGGCGAGACTTCGAATGATCGAAAGAGAAGGCACCATGAGCACGAACAACGTCACCGTCGAGAGCGTCGAACCAGTCCTCGTCGCGCGGCTGTCTGGAGTCGCGAAAAGCAACGACAGCGCCGATGTCGGGCCCGTCGTACAGGGTTTGTACGGCGAACTGACCGGCGTACTTCAGAGCGAGGGCATCCAGATGGCCGGCCCGGCAATCGCGACCTACGAACCGGCGCCCGACGGTGCGCTTGCTGTCGGAGCGGGAATCACCGTCGGCCCGGGAGTCAGCGGCGATGCGGTCGAGGTGATCGAACTGCCGGCGATCGACCAGGCGGCGGTATACGTCCACCACGGCGCGATGGCGACGATCGGCGAGGCCTACCAGATCCTCGCGACGTGGATCGAGGACAACGGCTACCGCACCGACGGTACGGCGCGCGAGGTCTATCTCGTTGGCCATCCCGATCCCGAGGAGACCTGGCAGACCGCACTGCAGATGCCGATCAGCGGCAACTAAGGAACAGCACGACCGGCCAGGTATCTCGAGCCGCGGGCGCGGGCGGTGCCATAAGGTGACTTGTGTGCCAGCTGCCCCGGAACCGTCGGCGAAGCGCCGTTGGGCAATTTCCTCGGTGGACGTCGTCGACGTGTTCGTCTATGTGGTCGTACTCAATCTGGCTGCGGAATACCTGCCGAAGGTCGTCGCCGAAACCTTCACGCTATCGCTGCTCAGCGCTGTACTACTGAAGGTCGTCCTCGAGGTCGTTCTCGCGATCAAGGATCGGGTCAAGGCTCGATTCAAGGCAGCCGCGAGCGCCGCAGGCAAGAGCCTTGCCGCGCTGTCACTGTGGCTTCTCATGGTTGGGAGCAAGTTCGTCATCCTGGAGTTGATAGCGCTGGTCTTCGGAGATGCAGTGAGTCTGGGCAACTTCTGGTCAGTCACCGCGCTGATCGTCGTGCTGATGCTTGCCCGGACTGGTGTGCGCCGTCTGCTGAGCTCTGGTTCGCGTCAAGTGAGCGCCGGCTCCGGCCAGCTGGACTGATACCGGACCGCAGTTTTACAAGACAGTGCCAGCCCGTCGACGGGTCAGGACGTCCCTTTCCCGGGTGGACCTCCGGACGGGCTAAAGGGTGACGCAACTCCTCCGTGCGCACCGTACGACCGTCTGACCTGCTCTTTCGACGTAGGCGCTTCCACAAGCGGGACGCCGCGATGAAACGCCTGGCGCCTGGCCAGTGGTCGGCTGTCGGCGACACCCGCGTCATACCGTCCAGATTGACGCAATGCCGAGGCCGAGACCGATCTCGCGACAGAAGGGCGGACTACTCAGTGCGGCAGGAGCCCTACCTCGCCGCGAACGTTGTATAGAGTTGAGCCACGCGAGCGCATCGCGACCGAAGAGGTCGAGGCTGGCGAGAGCGCAACCCTGCAGCTCATCGAGTCCGGCGGCGCGACCATCGAGAACCTCCACCGAGTCATCGCAGCGTCAGTCGCGTCCTCCACCAGCGGTGACCACCAAGGTATCTGCGAACACTGGGCATTCAGAAAGCTCACCGCCCCCTGGGACATACCCGACACTGACCTCGAGACCATCTTCCGCGAAGCGATGAATCGCAAGCGCCCCGCACCTAGCAGCCCACAACCGAAAAGTGACGTCGTCAACGCAGTCCACGACCTCCTCTTCCCACACAGCACCAAGGCCAAGGACCGCCTCCAAGACCTCACCGATTGGTTCGAGCAACTGGAGGAAGACCGCTACCCGGGCGCGCCGACCAGCTGGATTGAAGCCATCGTCCTAACGTTCAATGTGGCACCAGCCGATCACCTGCCTGCGTAT
The sequence above is drawn from the Antricoccus suffuscus genome and encodes:
- a CDS encoding class I SAM-dependent methyltransferase, which encodes MGTYTDRILPRFMDRVMRNEEFGRIRARVADGLSGQVLEIGFGSGLNVRYYPTAVDRVLAVEPAMKGRELAERRIAAGKVPVEYVGLDGQKLDVPDASVDHVLTTWTLCTIPDAGLALAEIARVLRPGGALHFAEHGRSPDSKVARWQDRLTPIQRRIAGGCHLNRAIEDLIGASSLELTSLTNYYVESPKPLGYMYEGVATKTPN
- a CDS encoding MerR family transcriptional regulator; amino-acid sequence: MFNIGEFARMGRVSVRMLRHYDAIGLLRPARVDPFSGYRSYEAAQLKRLNRLVALKDLGFSLEQVGAVLDEKVDTSELRGMLRLRQAQLAEQLAADTDRLGRVEARLRMIEREGTMSTNNVTVESVEPVLVARLSGVAKSNDSADVGPVVQGLYGELTGVLQSEGIQMAGPAIATYEPAPDGALAVGAGITVGPGVSGDAVEVIELPAIDQAAVYVHHGAMATIGEAYQILATWIEDNGYRTDGTAREVYLVGHPDPEETWQTALQMPISGN
- a CDS encoding acyl-CoA dehydrogenase family protein, whose amino-acid sequence is MEFELTEEQRALKQTVAEFADEVVAPVAAHHDATKTFPYDVVAKMGSLGLFGLPFPEEYGGMGGDYFTLCIALEELARVDQSVAMTLEAGCSLGSMPVYRFGNEQQKQEWLPQLTSGAALGAFGLTEADGGSDAGATKTTARLEDGHWRINGNKQFITNSGTDITKLVTVTAVTGERDGGKKEISAIMIPVPTAGFTAEPAYNKVGWNASDTHPLSFDDVVVPEENLLGERGRGYANFLRILDEGRIAIAAVSVGAAQGCLDESVKYANERKAFGQSIGRYQAIEFKLARMQVRAHTARLAYYDAAARMLAGKPFKTQASIAKLVASEAAMDNARDATQIHGGYGFMNDYAVARHYRDSKILEIGEGTSEVQLMLIARDLGLA